From the genome of Rathayibacter sp. VKM Ac-2759, one region includes:
- a CDS encoding lysophospholipid acyltransferase family protein → MSERSRPSVFWFLAAAVVPTLTASVDLRVRDIDKIPKTGAFVFAPNHYSEIDPFITGWTLWRAGRAPRFLAKASLFSVPVVGAILRASGQIPVERAGSVRGSEPLKAAKELVDRGGSVLIYPEGTLTRDPELWPMRGKTGAVRMALQYGLPVVPVAHWGTQQLMGRYSKKVTLFRRKRVDVLVGDPVDLSAFRGRSLDSATLNEASAVVMAAITALLEELRGETAPEKRWNPAEHNQKGTGRFESEQ, encoded by the coding sequence GTGTCTGAACGCAGTCGTCCCTCCGTCTTCTGGTTCCTCGCGGCGGCGGTGGTCCCGACGCTGACCGCCTCCGTCGATCTCCGGGTCCGCGACATCGACAAGATCCCCAAGACCGGCGCGTTCGTGTTCGCGCCGAACCACTACAGCGAGATCGACCCGTTCATCACGGGCTGGACGCTGTGGCGAGCCGGTCGCGCGCCGCGGTTCCTCGCGAAGGCGTCGCTCTTCTCGGTCCCCGTCGTCGGAGCGATCCTCCGCGCCTCCGGGCAGATCCCGGTCGAGCGCGCGGGCTCGGTGCGGGGCAGCGAGCCGCTCAAGGCGGCGAAGGAGCTGGTCGACCGGGGCGGATCGGTGCTGATCTACCCCGAGGGCACGCTGACCCGCGACCCCGAGCTCTGGCCGATGCGCGGCAAGACCGGCGCGGTGCGGATGGCGCTGCAGTACGGCCTGCCGGTCGTCCCCGTCGCGCACTGGGGCACCCAGCAGCTGATGGGGCGCTACTCCAAGAAGGTCACGCTGTTCCGGCGGAAGCGCGTCGACGTCCTCGTCGGCGACCCGGTCGACCTGTCCGCGTTCCGCGGGCGGAGCCTCGACTCCGCGACCCTCAACGAGGCCTCGGCCGTCGTGATGGCCGCGATCACCGCGCTCCTCGAGGAGCTGCGCGGCGAGACGGCTCCCGAGAAGCGCTGGAATCCGGCCGAGCACAACCAGAAGGGGACGGGACGCTTTGAGTCCGAGCAGTAG